In the Methylomonas rhizoryzae genome, one interval contains:
- a CDS encoding DHA2 family efflux MFS transporter permease subunit, protein MSGVYFKRLRGWRFLLFNLCLGGGHALVVFNAGAYIAMLPRVAGGLGIPLSFAAWTQTDYMIGLALGYPVGGWLSRRIGEYRPFIASCLVFALSSACCAYATSLLPYLSARILLGFSGGVSLPIGQSLLLKEYPERQKSLGIGVWNLVTLTPFTLGPPLGGWIADSVGWRWLFRLNIALALSIAACIGALLYARGSRAIRRRFDSVGFALAACTLLGLQTLLNQGNDSDWGNSPYLSAVAGFSVASLVFWIWWEARVKHPYIDIRLFERRNVAIGVVALCCGFLMFQGLLSMLIVQLQVTLGYSSLLAGLVFLPMAIFAKPTAGIMHEIVNRTDARLLASINLTAFSAVYFWLGRFDDPAAFDRLFWAKLWEGICLGSFFVPLTRLMLHDLPAERHWQALELANFLRIAAGGFGISLQAIVLYRRTPLHLHRFAENHSDFTALQRLVDAGYSDAAAFAKFAKLVTQAQQIRSISDAYWLAGCAFLTLAALVWFAHPPRKPNEAGAQPALSQLAAEVVAEEI, encoded by the coding sequence ATGAGCGGGGTTTATTTCAAGCGCCTACGCGGCTGGCGCTTTTTACTCTTCAACCTGTGCTTAGGCGGCGGCCATGCGTTGGTCGTATTCAACGCCGGCGCCTATATCGCCATGCTGCCCAGGGTTGCCGGCGGCTTGGGCATTCCGCTCAGTTTCGCGGCCTGGACCCAGACCGATTACATGATAGGCCTGGCGTTGGGTTATCCGGTCGGCGGTTGGCTTTCCCGACGCATCGGCGAATACCGACCTTTCATCGCCTCGTGCCTGGTTTTTGCACTGAGCTCGGCTTGCTGCGCCTACGCTACCTCGCTGCTGCCTTATCTAAGTGCGCGTATTCTTTTAGGTTTTTCCGGCGGCGTGAGCCTGCCTATCGGCCAATCGCTGCTGCTCAAAGAATACCCGGAACGGCAAAAATCTCTGGGTATCGGGGTTTGGAATCTGGTCACCCTCACACCGTTTACCCTGGGCCCGCCTTTAGGCGGCTGGATAGCGGATAGCGTGGGCTGGCGCTGGCTGTTCCGGCTCAACATCGCGCTGGCGCTGAGCATTGCCGCCTGCATCGGCGCTTTGCTGTACGCTCGCGGCAGCCGTGCGATACGCCGCCGCTTCGATAGCGTCGGCTTTGCCCTCGCGGCCTGCACCCTGCTCGGTCTGCAAACCTTATTGAACCAAGGCAACGATAGTGACTGGGGCAACTCGCCCTACCTTTCGGCAGTAGCCGGGTTCTCCGTCGCCAGTTTGGTTTTCTGGATCTGGTGGGAAGCGCGGGTCAAACATCCCTATATCGACATTCGCCTATTCGAACGACGCAATGTCGCGATAGGCGTTGTCGCCTTGTGCTGTGGGTTTCTGATGTTTCAAGGCTTGCTATCGATGTTGATCGTGCAACTGCAAGTCACGCTGGGTTATTCGTCGTTGCTGGCCGGCCTGGTATTTTTACCGATGGCCATATTCGCCAAGCCGACCGCCGGCATAATGCACGAAATCGTCAATCGCACCGACGCCCGCTTACTGGCCAGCATCAACCTTACCGCTTTCTCCGCCGTGTATTTTTGGCTCGGCCGATTCGACGATCCGGCCGCTTTCGACCGGCTGTTTTGGGCGAAATTGTGGGAGGGCATTTGCCTGGGCAGTTTTTTCGTGCCCCTGACGCGATTGATGTTGCACGATTTACCGGCGGAACGGCACTGGCAGGCCTTGGAATTGGCGAACTTTTTGCGCATAGCGGCCGGTGGATTCGGCATCTCCTTGCAAGCCATCGTGCTGTATCGCCGGACCCCGCTGCACCTGCACAGATTCGCCGAAAACCACTCCGACTTTACCGCATTGCAACGCTTAGTCGACGCCGGTTACAGCGACGCGGCGGCCTTCGCCAAGTTTGCCAAACTGGTCACGCAAGCCCAACAAATTCGCAGCATCAGCGACGCCTACTGGCTGGCCGGCTGCGCTTTCCTGACGCTGGCAGCCTTGGTTTGGTTTGCCCATCCGCCGCGCAAGCCCAACGAAGCCGGCGCACAACCGGCATTGTCGCAATTAGCGGCTGAAGTCGTCGCGGAGGAAATCTGA
- a CDS encoding LysR family transcriptional regulator — translation MDIDQIKTFLSVAANGSFLEAANRLYVTQSTVSTRIQRLEAYLGVQLFVRNRAGAGLTLAGKRFLRHAKTLLLTLEQARHDIGLPSRYRASVSIGARIALWEGLLPRWIGEIRRTMPNISLRSEIGFEEDLMRGLVEGSIDIGLMYTPQHNPALIIEHLFDEILVLVGSDPYRPWPNDDYIYVDWGPGFYAQHSNSYPNPERPGQWVNIGWLAVQLVLCNGGSCFLPIRLAEPWLAAGKLFLLQDGAGFRLPAYMVSQRDGDAEVLTPILQRFRALAALESQKRQS, via the coding sequence ATGGACATTGACCAAATCAAAACGTTTTTAAGCGTCGCCGCCAACGGCAGCTTTCTGGAAGCGGCCAATCGTTTATACGTCACTCAATCCACGGTCAGTACCCGCATCCAGCGTCTGGAAGCTTATCTGGGGGTGCAACTGTTCGTGCGTAACCGGGCCGGCGCCGGTTTGACCCTGGCCGGCAAGCGCTTTTTGCGGCACGCCAAAACCTTGTTGTTGACTTTGGAGCAAGCCAGGCACGACATCGGATTGCCTAGCCGATATAGAGCCAGCGTGAGCATAGGCGCCCGGATTGCCTTGTGGGAAGGCTTGCTGCCGCGATGGATAGGCGAAATTCGCAGGACGATGCCGAACATATCGTTGCGTAGCGAGATCGGTTTCGAGGAGGATTTGATGCGCGGTTTGGTCGAGGGCAGTATCGACATCGGCTTGATGTACACCCCGCAGCATAACCCGGCCTTGATCATCGAGCATTTGTTCGACGAGATTTTGGTGCTGGTCGGCAGCGATCCCTATCGGCCGTGGCCGAACGACGATTACATCTATGTGGATTGGGGGCCGGGTTTTTATGCTCAGCACAGCAATAGTTACCCGAATCCGGAGCGTCCGGGACAATGGGTGAATATCGGTTGGTTGGCGGTGCAATTGGTGTTGTGCAACGGCGGATCCTGCTTTTTGCCGATTCGCTTGGCCGAGCCGTGGTTGGCGGCCGGCAAATTGTTTTTGCTACAGGACGGCGCCGGTTTCCGCTTGCCGGCCTATATGGTTTCGCAACGAGACGGCGATGCCGAGGTGCTGACGCCCATATTGCAGCGCTTTCGCGCTTTAGCCGCGCTGGAAAGCCAAAAACGCCAGAGTTAG
- a CDS encoding CerR family C-terminal domain-containing protein, producing MGNDKTDNKEGGDARSRLVSAALKLFAEKGYEGASTRLICEAANVNISAIRYYFGDKAGLYRAAFTEPMGETRCGGDVRAYADMPLPELLRRFFTEFLEPFKKGEELKLVMKLHFREMVEPTGAWQQEIDAELKPQHDALVSLLQKHLQLEQADTDLHRLAFAIVGMVVHFYVGQDILTAIDLPLVDTPEAIDTLADRLSGFALSMIEGEAARRRQSLE from the coding sequence ATGGGCAATGACAAGACGGACAATAAGGAGGGGGGCGACGCGCGTAGCCGGTTAGTGAGCGCGGCGCTCAAATTGTTTGCCGAAAAAGGCTATGAAGGCGCCTCCACCCGGCTGATTTGCGAAGCGGCTAACGTCAATATATCGGCGATTCGCTATTACTTCGGCGATAAAGCCGGCCTATATCGGGCGGCGTTCACCGAACCTATGGGCGAGACCCGCTGCGGGGGCGATGTCCGTGCTTATGCCGATATGCCGTTGCCGGAGTTGTTGCGCCGCTTCTTTACCGAATTTCTGGAACCCTTCAAAAAAGGCGAAGAACTGAAGCTGGTCATGAAGCTGCATTTCCGGGAAATGGTCGAGCCGACCGGTGCTTGGCAGCAGGAAATCGATGCGGAGTTAAAACCGCAGCACGACGCGCTGGTATCGCTGCTGCAAAAGCATTTGCAGTTAGAGCAAGCCGATACCGACCTGCACCGCTTGGCATTCGCCATTGTCGGCATGGTAGTGCATTTTTACGTCGGTCAAGACATCCTGACCGCAATAGATTTGCCGTTAGTGGATACGCCCGAGGCTATCGACACCTTGGCCGACAGATTGAGCGGCTTCGCCCTGTCGATGATAGAAGGCGAAGCGGCCCGGCGCAGGCAATCCCTGGAGTAA
- a CDS encoding efflux RND transporter periplasmic adaptor subunit: protein MTISKIVISLTLVLMLLGIGLAVGNNQKQPVQSEPANVANPALSVTIVQPQMRQMPNRLTANGSIAAWQEAVIGAEIGDLRLAAVKVQVGEFVKKGQVLADFAEESVLADLAQARALVAEAEANLAEAQVNAERARKASLSGAFSAQQVDQYTTAAKTAAAKLQSAHAQLQIQQLRLKHTKVLASDDGVISSRSATLGAVATNGQELFRLIRGNRLEWRGEVTAAEMTRLRPGVGVTVEVPNVGSVTGTLRFLAPTLDEQSRNGLVYVDLPDAAAKGLRAGMFARGEFALGDSAALTVPQDALSLREGFSYVFRVHAHSQDQAQVEQVKVQIGRRDGNHLEILAGLQADDRLVASGASFLADGDNVRVVMP from the coding sequence ATGACCATCAGCAAAATCGTTATATCGTTGACCCTAGTATTGATGCTGTTAGGCATCGGTTTAGCGGTCGGCAACAACCAAAAGCAACCGGTGCAATCAGAGCCGGCAAACGTGGCGAATCCCGCGCTGAGCGTGACTATCGTCCAACCGCAAATGCGGCAGATGCCTAATCGCCTGACGGCTAACGGTTCTATCGCCGCCTGGCAGGAAGCCGTGATCGGCGCGGAAATCGGCGATTTGCGTCTGGCGGCGGTCAAGGTGCAAGTTGGCGAATTCGTGAAGAAAGGGCAGGTACTGGCCGATTTTGCGGAAGAAAGCGTGTTGGCCGACCTGGCGCAAGCCCGGGCTTTGGTAGCCGAGGCCGAAGCGAATCTGGCCGAAGCGCAGGTCAATGCGGAACGTGCCAGAAAAGCCTCGCTGTCAGGGGCTTTTAGTGCGCAGCAAGTCGATCAATATACTACTGCGGCCAAAACCGCGGCGGCCAAACTGCAATCGGCTCACGCCCAGTTGCAGATTCAGCAGTTGCGCTTAAAGCACACCAAGGTGCTGGCCAGCGACGACGGTGTCATCTCTTCGCGCTCCGCGACCTTGGGTGCGGTAGCTACCAATGGTCAGGAATTGTTTCGTTTGATTCGGGGCAATCGGCTGGAATGGCGCGGCGAAGTCACCGCCGCCGAAATGACCCGGTTGCGGCCGGGCGTCGGCGTTACGGTCGAGGTCCCCAACGTCGGCAGCGTGACCGGGACGCTACGATTTTTAGCACCGACCTTGGACGAACAAAGCCGAAACGGCTTGGTTTACGTGGATTTGCCCGATGCTGCGGCCAAAGGTTTGCGGGCCGGCATGTTTGCCCGCGGCGAATTCGCATTGGGGGATAGCGCCGCCTTGACCGTGCCGCAAGACGCCTTATCGTTACGGGAAGGCTTTTCTTACGTGTTTCGGGTCCACGCGCACAGCCAAGACCAGGCCCAAGTCGAGCAAGTCAAAGTCCAAATCGGCCGCCGGGACGGCAACCATTTGGAAATTCTGGCCGGTTTGCAAGCCGACGATAGGCTGGTCGCGTCGGGCGCGTCATTTTTAGCCGACGGCGATAACGTCAGGGTGGTCATGCCGTGA
- a CDS encoding efflux RND transporter permease subunit, giving the protein MNVSAWCIRNPIPAMMLFVLLSFAGMHSFKAMKVQNFPDLELPTVTVTATLPGASPAQMETEVTRKIENALATLQGLKHITSKVQDGSVTITVQFRLEKPVQEAVDDVRSAVTKVRTDLPGDLRDPVVNKLDLAGSPIFAFTVRSKQRDDEALSWFVDDTVSKRLLAVNGVGAVTRVGGASREVTIGLDPVKLQALGATAADISRQLRDMQRESAGGRTDLGSGEQPVRTLANVASVDELRPLQLTLPDGRHIRLDQVAQIDDSVAEPRAAAFLDGKPVVGFEVTRSRGAGEVEVGSGVKRVLAELAAANPDIEFTEAFNFVAPVEEEFEGSMSMLYEGSALAVLVVWLFLRDWRATFISAVALPLSVLPAFAGMDYLGFSLNVITLLALSLVIGILVDDAIVEVENIVRHLRMGKSPYQAAMEAADEIGLAVVATTFALVAVFLPTAFMSGVAGRFFKQFGWTAALAVMASLVVARMLTPMMAAYLLKAHPEAGGSEGPVMRHYMRAAAWCLTHRLTTITGAALFFVASLLLIPLLPTGFLPADDNPQTQVFVELPPGATLHQTEQAAETARRLLAPIPYVQRVYTTIGAGSAGTDPMAGSQGSGEVRKATLTITLAGRNARPLRKQAIELQIRQALQQLPGVRIKIGLGASGEKYVLVLSGDDPQALSRAARAVEQDLRTIPGLGSIASSAALIRPEIAVRPDFARAADLGVTTTALAETLRIATVGDYDWSLSKLNLAQRQVPMVVKLAPEGRRDLAVLERLAVPSSKAGSATVLVGQVAKLELSSGPAVIDRYDRSRNVNFEIELSGLPLGDVTAAVQNLPSINNLPAGVKQINIGDAEMMEELFGSFGLAMLTGVLCILVVLILLFKDFLQPITILAALPLAFGGGFVALLLTGKAFSMPSLIGLVMLMGIATKNSILLVEYAIVARRDHGLSRVEALLDACHKRARPIVMTTIAMGAGMLPIAMGAGDADPSFRSPMAIAVIGGLATSTLLSLLVIPVAYTYLDDCKQGGLAFWRRLTGTAVAIDETRPGIS; this is encoded by the coding sequence GTGAACGTATCCGCGTGGTGCATCCGCAATCCGATTCCGGCCATGATGTTGTTCGTGCTGCTGAGCTTTGCCGGCATGCACAGTTTCAAGGCCATGAAGGTGCAAAATTTTCCGGACCTGGAACTGCCGACGGTCACCGTGACTGCGACTTTGCCCGGTGCGTCGCCGGCGCAAATGGAAACCGAAGTGACGCGAAAAATCGAAAATGCGCTGGCCACGTTACAGGGCTTGAAGCACATTACCAGCAAAGTCCAAGACGGTAGCGTCACGATTACCGTGCAATTTCGCTTGGAGAAACCGGTGCAGGAGGCGGTGGACGACGTGCGCTCCGCCGTTACCAAAGTCCGTACCGATTTACCCGGCGATTTGCGCGATCCGGTGGTCAATAAATTGGACTTGGCCGGCTCGCCGATTTTTGCGTTTACCGTCCGTTCCAAACAACGCGACGACGAGGCCTTGTCGTGGTTCGTCGACGACACCGTTTCCAAACGACTGTTGGCTGTCAACGGCGTCGGCGCGGTCACCCGGGTAGGCGGCGCCAGCCGGGAAGTGACTATTGGGTTGGATCCTGTCAAGCTGCAAGCCTTGGGCGCTACGGCGGCCGACATTTCCCGGCAATTGCGCGACATGCAACGCGAAAGCGCCGGCGGCCGTACCGATTTGGGTAGCGGCGAGCAACCGGTGCGTACCCTGGCGAACGTGGCCTCGGTAGACGAACTGCGACCGCTGCAATTGACCTTGCCGGACGGTCGGCACATCCGCCTGGATCAAGTCGCGCAAATCGACGATTCGGTGGCCGAACCGCGCGCCGCTGCGTTTTTGGACGGCAAACCGGTAGTCGGCTTCGAAGTAACCCGCAGTCGGGGCGCCGGCGAGGTGGAAGTCGGCAGCGGGGTCAAACGCGTCTTGGCGGAATTGGCCGCGGCCAATCCCGACATAGAATTCACTGAGGCATTCAATTTCGTCGCGCCGGTGGAGGAAGAATTCGAAGGCTCGATGTCTATGCTGTACGAGGGCAGTGCGCTGGCCGTACTGGTCGTGTGGCTGTTTCTGCGCGATTGGCGGGCAACCTTTATTTCGGCGGTAGCCTTGCCGTTGTCGGTTCTGCCGGCATTCGCCGGTATGGACTATTTAGGCTTTTCGTTGAATGTGATCACTTTGTTGGCGCTGTCCTTGGTGATAGGCATATTGGTCGACGATGCGATTGTGGAGGTGGAAAACATCGTCCGCCACCTGCGGATGGGAAAATCCCCGTACCAGGCGGCCATGGAAGCGGCCGACGAGATCGGTCTGGCGGTGGTGGCCACGACCTTTGCGTTAGTGGCGGTGTTTTTGCCTACGGCGTTCATGAGCGGGGTAGCCGGGCGGTTTTTCAAACAATTCGGTTGGACGGCGGCGCTAGCGGTGATGGCGTCTTTAGTCGTGGCGCGCATGTTGACGCCGATGATGGCGGCCTATCTGTTAAAAGCCCATCCCGAAGCCGGCGGAAGCGAAGGGCCCGTGATGCGGCATTACATGCGGGCCGCAGCCTGGTGTTTAACGCACCGGTTGACGACTATCACCGGTGCGGCGCTGTTTTTCGTCGCCTCGCTGCTGTTAATTCCGCTGTTGCCGACCGGATTTCTGCCGGCCGACGACAATCCGCAAACCCAAGTGTTCGTGGAATTGCCGCCGGGCGCGACGTTGCATCAGACCGAACAGGCCGCGGAAACCGCTCGGCGGCTACTTGCGCCAATTCCCTATGTGCAACGCGTCTATACCACCATAGGTGCCGGTTCTGCCGGTACCGATCCGATGGCCGGCTCGCAAGGCAGCGGCGAGGTCAGAAAAGCCACCTTGACCATCACCTTGGCCGGGCGCAACGCCCGGCCGCTGCGCAAGCAGGCAATCGAGTTGCAAATCCGGCAAGCGCTGCAGCAATTACCCGGCGTCCGCATCAAAATCGGTTTGGGTGCTTCCGGCGAAAAATACGTCTTGGTGTTGAGCGGCGACGATCCGCAAGCGTTGAGTCGTGCCGCCCGTGCCGTGGAACAGGATTTACGGACCATACCCGGCTTAGGCAGCATTGCTTCCAGCGCGGCTTTGATACGGCCTGAGATTGCCGTGCGTCCGGATTTCGCCCGCGCGGCCGATTTAGGCGTGACGACGACGGCCTTGGCCGAAACCCTGCGGATTGCCACGGTCGGCGATTACGATTGGTCGCTGTCCAAACTGAATTTGGCGCAACGGCAAGTGCCGATGGTGGTCAAATTGGCGCCGGAAGGCCGTCGCGATTTGGCGGTGCTGGAACGGCTGGCGGTGCCGTCCAGCAAAGCCGGCAGCGCTACGGTGTTGGTAGGCCAAGTGGCCAAGCTGGAGTTGTCCAGCGGCCCGGCGGTGATAGACCGCTACGACCGCTCGCGCAACGTCAATTTCGAAATCGAATTGTCCGGCCTGCCCTTGGGCGACGTCACCGCCGCGGTGCAAAATCTGCCCAGCATCAACAACCTGCCGGCCGGCGTGAAACAAATCAACATCGGCGACGCCGAAATGATGGAGGAATTGTTCGGCAGTTTCGGCTTGGCCATGCTGACCGGGGTGTTGTGCATACTGGTGGTGCTGATCTTGCTGTTCAAGGATTTTTTGCAACCCATCACGATATTGGCGGCGCTGCCATTGGCGTTCGGCGGCGGCTTTGTGGCCTTGCTATTGACCGGCAAGGCGTTTTCCATGCCGTCTCTGATCGGCTTGGTCATGCTGATGGGGATTGCCACCAAAAATTCCATCTTGCTGGTGGAATACGCCATCGTCGCCCGCCGCGACCACGGTTTAAGCCGGGTCGAGGCTTTGCTGGACGCTTGCCATAAAAGGGCTAGGCCCATCGTGATGACGACCATCGCCATGGGAGCCGGCATGCTGCCTATCGCGATGGGCGCCGGCGACGCCGATCCGTCCTTCCGCAGCCCTATGGCTATCGCCGTTATCGGCGGATTGGCGACCTCAACCTTGCTCAGTTTGTTGGTCATTCCGGTGGCTTACACCTATTTGGACGACTGCAAGCAGGGCGGGCTGGCGTTTTGGCGGCGGCTTACCGGTACTGCGGTGGCTATCGATGAGACGAGGCCCGGAATAAGCTAA
- a CDS encoding porin, producing MPTPASRTRDWLYAAPLLLAMSPLPAEERAGLLNGLSFINDLPWMKAANLHVRSWADAGIVYNANDPGDRYNGPVVFADRANEFNLHQLGGELIRDVDTGGDHWDIGGMLTLMYGSDARFNTINPYGGGHWDNRLIGSDERFYKLAIPNAYLDIFMPLGNGLKTRIGRFYTIMGYETGLSPDNFFYTHPYTFQYGEPFTHFGMTTTYPLNDNLSITLGAVTGGHTKLNGVLDGNGAWDGFDKNMENWNFLGGATWASDDAATSFTATLITGDVNSDNNLREFQRQTGIDKRDNRTFYSLVFQHNFAERWHYVLQHDHGIEQQHPLNNFADAEWYGIHSQLKYDVSDTLGVGLRGEWFRDDDGVRVGQMCPSCAVLATGAANYYAATLGVNWKPEKWLMVRPEARYDWSQGVDAYDERNKDSQFIFGADVVVTF from the coding sequence ATGCCAACCCCTGCTTCCCGAACTCGCGACTGGCTGTATGCCGCACCGCTATTGTTGGCGATGTCGCCATTACCGGCCGAGGAACGCGCCGGTTTATTGAACGGCCTGTCGTTTATCAACGACTTGCCCTGGATGAAGGCCGCCAATTTACACGTCCGCAGTTGGGCCGACGCCGGTATCGTTTACAACGCCAACGATCCGGGCGACCGCTACAATGGCCCCGTGGTGTTTGCCGACCGCGCCAACGAGTTCAATCTGCACCAGCTCGGCGGCGAGTTGATCCGCGACGTCGATACCGGCGGCGACCATTGGGACATCGGTGGCATGCTGACCCTGATGTACGGCAGCGACGCCCGTTTTAACACCATCAACCCCTACGGTGGCGGGCATTGGGACAACCGCTTGATCGGCTCCGACGAGCGTTTCTACAAGCTGGCGATCCCCAATGCCTATCTGGATATTTTCATGCCGCTGGGCAACGGCCTGAAGACGCGCATCGGCCGGTTTTATACGATCATGGGCTACGAGACCGGATTGTCGCCGGACAATTTTTTCTACACCCATCCCTATACCTTCCAATACGGCGAGCCGTTTACCCATTTCGGTATGACCACCACTTATCCGCTAAACGACAATTTAAGTATCACCTTGGGCGCAGTCACTGGCGGCCACACTAAATTGAATGGTGTGCTGGACGGCAATGGCGCCTGGGACGGATTCGACAAAAACATGGAGAACTGGAATTTCCTGGGCGGCGCCACCTGGGCCAGCGACGATGCGGCGACCTCCTTCACCGCCACGCTGATCACCGGCGACGTCAACAGCGACAACAATCTGCGCGAATTCCAGCGCCAGACCGGCATCGACAAACGCGATAACCGCACCTTTTACAGCCTGGTCTTTCAGCACAACTTCGCCGAGCGCTGGCACTACGTGCTGCAACACGACCACGGTATCGAGCAGCAGCATCCGTTGAACAATTTCGCCGACGCCGAATGGTACGGTATTCATTCGCAACTGAAATACGACGTGTCCGATACGTTGGGAGTGGGCCTGCGCGGCGAATGGTTTCGCGACGACGACGGCGTTCGGGTCGGTCAAATGTGCCCAAGTTGCGCGGTACTGGCGACCGGAGCGGCCAACTATTATGCCGCGACGCTCGGCGTGAACTGGAAGCCGGAGAAGTGGTTAATGGTTAGACCCGAAGCGCGCTACGATTGGTCGCAAGGTGTCGATGCATACGACGAACGCAACAAGGACAGCCAGTTTATTTTCGGCGCCGATGTGGTGGTTACCTTTTAA
- the atzF gene encoding allophanate hydrolase has protein sequence MTTWSELPEVLSIAGLSHAYRDGMLTPTALVSMLWQRLESAPQRGVWINRVPLERLQAYAEALADQSPDELPLYGIPFAIKDNIDLVDLPTTAACPAYAYQPEQSAFVVRQLIAAGAIPLGKTNLDQFATGLVGTRSPYGVCCNSFDPEYIAGGSSSGSAVAVASGLASFALGTDTAGSGRVPAAFNNLVGVKPTRGLLSTSGVVPACRSLDCVSVFALTAADAERVLQVANVYDATDAYNRRDQPSPVPPGFAGRFRCGVPKPEQLQFFGDDAAEALLAEAVAQLQAQGGSMVEVDIQPLLDAADLLYAGPWLAERYLVAGDLLQSNAEALFPVTRDILAKASDLSAADAWRAFYRLQDLKRQSDAIWRQVDVLVTPTTGTIYPIAAVETNPVELNSRLGYYTNFMNLLDLSAIALPAGFRGNGLPFGITLCAPAFADRALLALAKRREQLAPHTLGVSETLSSEFPAADGDDLAGFVRVAVCGAHLSGLPLNHLLTGRGGMLLQCTHTAPTYRLYALPDGKRPGMVRDDTGAAIAVEVWALPIHRYGEFVAEIPAPLGIGRVQLQDGTSVQGFVCEAAAVREALDITGFGGWRAYLTRPD, from the coding sequence ATGACAACCTGGAGCGAATTACCGGAAGTCCTGAGCATCGCTGGTCTGAGCCACGCCTACCGCGACGGTATGCTGACGCCGACGGCGCTGGTAAGCATGCTGTGGCAGCGATTGGAATCGGCACCGCAGCGCGGGGTCTGGATCAACCGCGTGCCGCTCGAACGGCTGCAGGCTTATGCCGAGGCGCTGGCAGACCAGTCGCCGGACGAGTTGCCCTTGTATGGCATTCCGTTTGCGATCAAGGACAATATCGATCTGGTCGATTTACCCACGACGGCGGCTTGCCCGGCCTATGCCTACCAGCCCGAGCAATCGGCGTTCGTGGTCCGGCAACTGATAGCCGCCGGTGCGATTCCGCTGGGCAAAACCAATCTGGACCAATTCGCGACCGGCTTGGTCGGTACCCGCTCGCCCTACGGCGTGTGCTGTAACAGTTTCGATCCAGAATACATCGCCGGTGGTTCCAGTTCGGGCTCGGCAGTCGCGGTGGCGAGCGGTCTGGCCAGTTTTGCCTTGGGCACCGACACAGCCGGGTCCGGTCGGGTGCCGGCGGCCTTCAATAACTTGGTTGGTGTCAAACCAACGCGGGGCTTGTTAAGCACGTCTGGCGTGGTGCCGGCTTGTCGTAGTTTGGATTGCGTCTCGGTGTTTGCGTTGACGGCCGCCGACGCCGAGCGGGTGCTACAAGTCGCCAATGTGTACGACGCTACGGACGCTTACAACCGGCGAGACCAGCCCTCGCCGGTGCCGCCCGGCTTTGCCGGCCGCTTTCGCTGCGGAGTGCCGAAGCCGGAGCAATTGCAATTTTTCGGCGACGATGCGGCGGAAGCCTTGCTTGCCGAGGCTGTCGCGCAATTGCAGGCCCAAGGCGGCAGCATGGTCGAAGTGGACATTCAGCCCTTGCTGGATGCCGCCGACTTGCTTTACGCCGGGCCGTGGCTGGCCGAGCGTTATCTGGTGGCCGGTGACCTCCTGCAATCCAACGCCGAGGCTTTATTTCCGGTTACCAGGGACATTTTGGCCAAAGCGTCGGACTTGTCGGCCGCCGATGCCTGGCGTGCGTTTTACCGCTTACAGGACTTGAAGCGGCAAAGCGATGCAATCTGGCGACAGGTCGATGTGTTGGTCACGCCGACCACCGGCACGATTTACCCGATTGCCGCCGTCGAAACCAATCCGGTCGAATTGAACAGCCGGCTGGGCTATTACACCAATTTCATGAATCTGCTCGACCTGAGCGCCATCGCACTGCCGGCCGGGTTTCGCGGCAATGGCCTGCCGTTCGGCATCACGCTGTGCGCGCCGGCCTTTGCCGACCGGGCTTTGCTGGCGTTGGCGAAACGCCGAGAACAGTTGGCGCCGCATACATTGGGTGTCTCCGAAACCTTAAGCTCAGAATTTCCCGCAGCGGACGGCGACGACTTGGCCGGCTTTGTTCGGGTCGCGGTGTGCGGCGCGCATCTGTCCGGCCTGCCGCTGAATCATCTGTTGACCGGTCGCGGCGGCATGTTGCTGCAATGCACGCACACCGCGCCCACGTATCGGCTGTACGCATTGCCGGACGGCAAGCGGCCCGGCATGGTACGCGACGACACCGGCGCGGCCATCGCCGTTGAGGTCTGGGCTTTGCCAATTCACCGATACGGCGAATTCGTCGCCGAAATCCCGGCGCCGCTGGGCATAGGCCGGGTGCAATTGCAGGATGGTACGAGCGTACAGGGCTTTGTCTGCGAGGCGGCCGCCGTGCGCGAGGCACTGGACATCACCGGCTTCGGCGGCTGGCGCGCTTATCTCACTCGCCCGGACTAA